One Cellulomonas sp. Y8 DNA segment encodes these proteins:
- the tsaE gene encoding tRNA (adenosine(37)-N6)-threonylcarbamoyltransferase complex ATPase subunit type 1 TsaE, whose product MSEQDGATATVAEVTVDLADADATRAYGEALAGLLRAGDLVVLTGDLGAGKTTLTQGIGTGLGVRGAVASPTFVIARVHPPLPQPDGATGPALVHVDAYRLGSLDEVDALDLDTSLDESVTVVEWGEGLVESLADDRLEVALRRPRGADAAGGAPHAEHAEDAAAGVRAVTVRARGDRWRGVALPGAPSA is encoded by the coding sequence GTGAGCGAGCAGGACGGGGCGACCGCGACGGTCGCCGAGGTGACGGTGGACCTGGCGGACGCGGACGCGACCCGCGCGTACGGCGAGGCCCTGGCGGGGCTGCTGCGGGCGGGCGACCTGGTCGTGCTGACCGGCGACCTCGGCGCGGGCAAGACCACCCTGACCCAGGGCATCGGCACCGGGCTCGGCGTGCGCGGGGCGGTGGCCTCGCCGACGTTCGTGATCGCGCGGGTGCACCCGCCCCTGCCGCAGCCCGACGGCGCGACCGGCCCGGCCCTGGTGCACGTCGACGCGTACCGGCTCGGCTCGCTCGACGAGGTCGACGCGCTCGACCTGGACACCTCGCTCGACGAGTCGGTGACGGTCGTCGAGTGGGGCGAGGGCCTCGTCGAGTCCCTCGCGGACGACCGCCTGGAGGTGGCGCTGCGCCGCCCCCGCGGCGCCGACGCCGCCGGTGGCGCCCCGCACGCCGAGCACGCGGAGGACGCCGCCGCGGGCGTCCGCGCCGTGACCGTCCGGGCGCGCGGCGACCGCTGGCGCGGCGTCGCGCTGCCGGGAGCGCCCTCCGCCTGA
- the alr gene encoding alanine racemase translates to MSRFPARAVVDLGAVRANARTLGDLAPTAQLMAVVKADAYGHGLLPVARAAVEGGATWLGVAQVSEALALRAGGVTARVLTWLYAPGAPLAEAVAADVDLSVAAPWALREVAGAARATGRTARIHVKVDTGLGRNGLTPADLPAVVDEALRLEAEGVVRLVGIWSHLAFADEPGHPSLHAQGDVLRAAAADAEARGARFEVRHIAASASTLTDPELHLDLVRPGIALYGLTPVPQLGGPERFGLVPAMTVEAELANVKRLPAGHGMSYGHHYVTPRDTVVGVVPLGYADGVPRHASGQDGAPGAPLDVGGRRLAIAGRVCMDQVMVDLGPGATEQAGDRVVLFGTGADGGPTAQDWADSAGTISYEIVTRLGARVPRVYVDGGREVPASGAERVAEGVA, encoded by the coding sequence GTGAGCAGGTTTCCCGCGCGGGCGGTCGTGGACCTCGGGGCCGTGCGTGCCAACGCGCGGACCCTGGGCGACCTCGCCCCGACGGCGCAGCTCATGGCGGTCGTGAAGGCGGACGCCTACGGGCACGGGCTGCTGCCCGTCGCGCGCGCGGCGGTCGAGGGCGGCGCGACCTGGCTGGGTGTGGCGCAGGTGTCCGAGGCGCTGGCCCTGCGCGCCGGTGGCGTCACCGCCCGCGTGCTGACCTGGCTGTACGCCCCGGGCGCCCCGCTGGCCGAGGCCGTGGCCGCGGACGTCGACCTGTCCGTCGCCGCCCCGTGGGCGCTGCGCGAGGTCGCCGGGGCCGCCCGCGCCACGGGCCGCACGGCCCGGATCCACGTGAAGGTCGACACGGGCCTCGGCCGCAACGGGCTAACCCCGGCCGACCTGCCGGCCGTCGTCGACGAGGCGCTGCGGCTGGAGGCCGAGGGCGTCGTCCGCCTGGTCGGCATCTGGTCGCACCTGGCGTTCGCCGACGAGCCCGGCCACCCGAGCCTGCACGCCCAGGGCGACGTCCTGCGCGCCGCGGCGGCGGACGCCGAGGCCCGCGGCGCCCGGTTCGAGGTGCGGCACATCGCGGCCTCCGCCTCGACGCTGACGGACCCGGAGCTGCACCTCGACCTGGTGCGCCCGGGCATCGCGCTGTACGGCCTGACCCCGGTACCGCAGCTCGGCGGCCCGGAGCGGTTCGGGCTGGTGCCCGCGATGACGGTCGAGGCCGAGCTCGCGAACGTCAAGAGGCTGCCCGCCGGGCACGGCATGTCCTACGGCCACCACTACGTGACGCCGCGCGACACCGTGGTCGGCGTCGTGCCGCTGGGGTACGCCGACGGCGTCCCCCGGCACGCCTCGGGCCAGGACGGCGCCCCGGGTGCCCCGCTGGACGTCGGCGGCCGGCGCCTGGCGATCGCCGGGAGGGTCTGCATGGACCAGGTCATGGTGGACCTCGGCCCCGGCGCGACCGAGCAGGCCGGCGACCGCGTGGTGCTGTTCGGCACCGGCGCGGACGGCGGGCCGACGGCGCAGGACTGGGCGGACTCGGCGGGCACCATCAGCTACGAGATCGTGACCCGGCTCGGTGCCCGGGTGCCGCGGGTGTACGTGGACGGCGGCCGGGAGGTCCCGGCGAGCGGCGCGGAGCGCGTCGCGGAGGGAGTGGCGTGA
- a CDS encoding nucleoside/nucleotide kinase family protein, with product MRRRVAALLDAPGTTTGPDRRLLGIAGAPGAGKSTLSAQILAAFPGRCVVVPMDGFHLAQTELERLGRADRKGAPDTFDAAGYVALLRRLRAPVPGETVYAPEYRRDLRNGVAGAIGVPADVPLVITEGNYLLLDRHGFGPVREQLDACWFVDLPEEVRAERLVARHELFGKPPSAAYAWTHGPDQRNADLVAATRARADAVVTVD from the coding sequence CTGCGGCGCCGGGTCGCGGCACTGCTCGACGCGCCGGGCACGACGACCGGCCCCGATCGCCGGCTGCTCGGCATCGCGGGCGCGCCCGGCGCCGGCAAGTCGACGCTGAGCGCGCAGATCCTCGCGGCGTTCCCCGGCCGGTGCGTCGTGGTGCCGATGGACGGGTTCCACCTCGCGCAGACCGAGCTCGAGCGCCTGGGCCGGGCCGACCGCAAGGGTGCGCCGGACACGTTCGACGCGGCGGGGTACGTCGCGCTGCTGCGCCGGCTGCGCGCGCCGGTGCCGGGGGAGACGGTGTACGCGCCGGAGTACCGCCGGGACCTGCGCAACGGCGTGGCCGGGGCGATCGGCGTGCCGGCGGACGTGCCGCTCGTGATCACGGAGGGCAACTACCTGCTGCTCGACCGGCACGGGTTCGGGCCGGTCCGCGAGCAGCTCGACGCCTGCTGGTTCGTCGACCTGCCGGAGGAGGTGCGGGCCGAGCGGCTGGTCGCCCGGCACGAGCTGTTCGGCAAGCCGCCGTCCGCCGCGTACGCGTGGACGCACGGGCCGGACCAGCGGAACGCGGACCTGGTCGCGGCGACCCGGGCCCGCGCGGACGCGGTCGTCACGGTCGACTGA
- a CDS encoding bifunctional ADP-dependent NAD(P)H-hydrate dehydratase/NAD(P)H-hydrate epimerase translates to MILGYTAAEVRAAEEPLLADGVPLMQHAAFALATRVAAELADRRGHVRGATVVALVGSGNNGGDALHAGAYLARRGVRVVAVCATDAPHADGLAALRRAGGRAVRAVEPGAADGDRPDDTAALPGVWLGDAVAEAYAADVVLDGLLGIGGRGAPRGVAGLLAGLLADLLESEDAGSAGGGPRSASEAGGGPLVVAVDLPSGAGVDDGSLPDGPVLPAGVTVTFGAAKPGLLLPPASRRAGRVEVVDLGLALPERPAVARLAPADVAALWPVPGPEDHKYSRGVLGVVAGTPAYPGAAVLTVSAAALSGVGMVRFVGPSAVARSVLAARPEVVAGTGRVQAWLLGPGVDPGHAKQARRVTGALQAALAAGLPAVLDAGALALAPRELAPWCVLTPHAGELATLLSRLGEDVERAAVEAEPLRWARRAHELTGATVLLKGSTTVVVGAGGAVYAQADAPGWLATAGAGDVLAGVLGALLAGRAADVLDDPPLAAALAASAALVHGRAAEEAVPGGPVTALGVAHAIPATVAGLLRG, encoded by the coding sequence ATGATCCTGGGGTACACGGCAGCCGAGGTCCGCGCGGCGGAGGAGCCGCTGCTCGCCGACGGGGTGCCGCTGATGCAGCACGCGGCGTTCGCCCTCGCGACGCGGGTCGCGGCGGAGCTCGCCGACCGTCGCGGGCACGTGCGCGGCGCGACGGTGGTGGCACTGGTCGGGTCGGGCAACAACGGCGGCGACGCGCTGCACGCCGGTGCGTACCTGGCGCGGCGGGGCGTGCGGGTGGTCGCGGTCTGCGCGACGGACGCGCCGCACGCCGACGGGCTGGCGGCGTTGCGCCGGGCGGGCGGGCGCGCGGTGCGCGCGGTGGAGCCCGGAGCGGCCGACGGCGACCGCCCGGACGACACCGCCGCGCTGCCCGGCGTCTGGCTCGGCGACGCCGTGGCCGAGGCGTACGCCGCCGACGTCGTGCTGGACGGCCTGCTCGGCATCGGCGGCCGGGGCGCGCCGCGCGGGGTCGCGGGCCTGCTCGCCGGCCTGCTCGCCGACCTCCTCGAGTCCGAGGACGCGGGCAGCGCCGGCGGTGGCCCCCGGAGCGCGTCCGAAGCGGGCGGCGGCCCGCTGGTCGTGGCGGTCGACCTGCCGAGCGGCGCGGGCGTGGACGACGGGTCGCTCCCGGACGGCCCGGTGCTGCCGGCGGGGGTCACGGTGACGTTCGGCGCCGCGAAGCCCGGGCTGCTGCTGCCGCCCGCGTCCCGGCGGGCCGGGCGGGTGGAGGTGGTCGACCTCGGTCTGGCGCTGCCCGAGCGGCCCGCCGTCGCGCGCCTCGCGCCCGCCGACGTCGCCGCGCTCTGGCCGGTGCCCGGGCCCGAGGACCACAAGTACAGCCGCGGCGTGCTCGGCGTCGTCGCCGGGACGCCGGCGTACCCGGGCGCGGCGGTGCTCACGGTGTCGGCCGCGGCGCTGTCGGGCGTCGGGATGGTCCGGTTCGTGGGGCCGTCGGCGGTCGCGCGGTCGGTGCTGGCGGCCCGGCCCGAGGTCGTCGCGGGGACCGGCCGGGTGCAGGCCTGGCTGCTCGGGCCGGGCGTCGACCCGGGCCACGCCAAGCAGGCCCGGCGGGTGACGGGTGCGCTGCAGGCGGCGCTGGCGGCGGGGCTGCCCGCGGTGCTCGACGCCGGGGCGCTGGCGCTGGCGCCCCGGGAGCTGGCGCCGTGGTGCGTGCTCACCCCGCACGCCGGCGAGCTCGCGACGCTGCTGAGCCGGCTCGGCGAGGACGTGGAGCGGGCCGCGGTCGAGGCGGAGCCGCTGCGCTGGGCTCGCCGCGCGCACGAGCTGACGGGCGCGACGGTGCTGCTCAAGGGCTCGACGACGGTGGTCGTGGGCGCGGGCGGCGCGGTGTACGCCCAGGCGGACGCCCCGGGGTGGCTCGCCACCGCCGGCGCGGGCGACGTGCTCGCGGGCGTGCTCGGCGCGCTCCTCGCGGGCCGGGCCGCGGACGTGCTGGACGACCCGCCGCTGGCGGCGGCGCTCGCGGCCTCGGCGGCGCTGGTGCACGGCCGGGCGGCCGAGGAGGCGGTGCCGGGCGGGCCGGTCACGGCGCTGGGTGTCGCGCACGCGATCCCGGCGACCGTGGCAGGGTTGCTGCGTGGCTGA
- a CDS encoding LLM class F420-dependent oxidoreductase has product MRFGLFIPQGWRQDLTGIEARDHWSVMSGLATHADQGDAFDSIWVYDHFHAVPQPNGEATHEAWSLMNAYAATTSRVTLGQMCTCMSYRNPAYLAKVAATADIISGGRVQMGIGAGWYEHEWRAYGYGFPKPGERIAMLDEGVQIMKQLWTNGVATLDGRHYQVDGAQLAPLPLQVDGPPLWIAGGGERKTLRVAAEHAAYTNFDGTPAGFAHKSRVLQEHCAAIGRNYDEITRSANYNVVIGSTEAEVDDRIAWIEEHYARTVPDKAPEVAEEFRRGPLVGTPEQIVEKLTELRGLGMTYAITYFAEAAYDRSGIELFEREVVPALR; this is encoded by the coding sequence ATGCGCTTCGGACTCTTCATCCCCCAGGGCTGGCGGCAGGACCTCACGGGCATCGAGGCCCGCGACCACTGGTCCGTCATGAGCGGCCTCGCCACCCACGCCGACCAGGGCGACGCCTTCGACTCCATCTGGGTCTACGACCACTTCCACGCGGTGCCCCAGCCCAACGGCGAGGCCACGCACGAGGCCTGGAGCCTCATGAACGCCTACGCGGCGACCACCAGCCGCGTCACGCTCGGCCAGATGTGCACCTGCATGTCGTACCGGAACCCGGCCTACCTCGCGAAGGTCGCGGCGACGGCCGACATCATCTCCGGCGGCCGCGTCCAGATGGGCATCGGCGCCGGCTGGTACGAGCACGAGTGGCGCGCCTACGGCTACGGCTTCCCGAAGCCGGGCGAGCGGATCGCCATGCTCGACGAGGGCGTGCAGATCATGAAGCAGCTGTGGACCAACGGCGTCGCGACCCTCGACGGCCGGCACTACCAGGTCGACGGCGCCCAGCTCGCCCCGCTCCCCCTCCAGGTCGACGGCCCGCCGCTGTGGATCGCGGGCGGCGGCGAGCGCAAGACCCTGCGCGTCGCGGCCGAGCACGCGGCGTACACGAACTTCGACGGCACCCCGGCCGGCTTCGCGCACAAGAGCCGCGTCCTGCAGGAGCACTGCGCCGCGATCGGCCGGAACTACGACGAGATCACGCGCTCGGCCAACTACAACGTGGTGATCGGGTCGACGGAGGCGGAGGTCGACGACCGGATCGCCTGGATCGAGGAGCACTACGCCCGCACCGTCCCGGACAAGGCCCCCGAGGTCGCCGAGGAGTTCCGCCGCGGTCCGCTCGTCGGCACCCCGGAGCAGATCGTCGAGAAGCTGACCGAGCTCCGCGGTCTGGGCATGACCTACGCGATCACGTACTTCGCAGAGGCCGCCTACGACCGCTCGGGCATCGAGCTGTTCGAGCGCGAGGTCGTCCCGGCCCTGCGCTGA
- a CDS encoding holo-ACP synthase: MIVGVGIDVVDVARFLATVERVPALRERLFTPEERELAPASLAARFAAKEAIAKSLGAPAGMSWQDATVRRVRGEQPVVEVTGTVAAAAAARGVTRFHLSLSHDAGIASAMVVAESD; this comes from the coding sequence GTGATCGTCGGCGTCGGGATCGACGTGGTCGACGTCGCCCGGTTCCTGGCGACGGTCGAGCGGGTCCCGGCCCTGCGGGAGCGCCTGTTCACGCCCGAGGAGCGGGAGCTCGCGCCGGCGTCGCTCGCGGCGCGGTTCGCCGCCAAGGAGGCGATCGCGAAGTCGCTCGGCGCGCCCGCCGGGATGTCCTGGCAGGACGCCACCGTGCGCCGGGTGCGCGGGGAGCAGCCGGTGGTCGAGGTGACCGGTACCGTCGCGGCGGCCGCGGCGGCCCGCGGCGTGACCCGCTTCCACCTCTCCCTGAGCCACGACGCCGGCATCGCGTCGGCGATGGTCGTCGCCGAGTCCGACTGA
- the glmS gene encoding glutamine--fructose-6-phosphate transaminase (isomerizing): MCGIVGYVGDHGPDARPLGVVLEGLRRLEYRGYDSAGVALVTPEGLATAKKAGKLVNLTGLLEERPLPGATAGIGHTRWATHGGPTDVNAHPHVAGGLALIHNGIVENFAVLKEELLADGAELLSETDTEVVAHLLSRAYAEVKDLGEAMRQVVRRLHGTFTLLAVHEDHPDTVVGARHDSPLVVGLGDGANYLGSDVAAFIAETRRALELAQDQVVVITPRSVTVTDFDGNPAEGREYTIDWDAAAAEKGGFRSFMEKEIADQPQAVQDTLLGRTDVQGRLVLDDLKISESVLRSVDKIIVIACGTAAYSGHVAKYAVEHWCRIPVEVELAHEFRYRDPILTERTLVVAISQSGETMDTLMAVRHAREQGAKVLAICNTHGSTIPRESDAVLYTHAGPEVAVASTKAFLAQITAAYLLGLYLAQLRGNKFADEIGEILEDLRAMPDKIQDVLDRSGRVREIARWMADTSSVLFLGRHVGFPVALEGALKLKEIAYIHAEGFAAGELKHGPIALIEPGQPVFVIVPSPRGRDSLHSKVVSNIQEIRARGARTLVIAEDGDEAVRAYADEVFYVPQSPTLLAPLLSVVPLQIFACELATARGLDVDQPRNLAKSVTVE; encoded by the coding sequence ATGTGTGGAATCGTCGGGTATGTCGGTGACCATGGCCCGGACGCCCGGCCGCTCGGGGTCGTCCTGGAGGGCCTGCGCCGCCTGGAGTACCGCGGGTACGACTCGGCGGGCGTCGCCCTCGTCACCCCCGAGGGCCTGGCCACGGCCAAGAAGGCCGGCAAGCTCGTCAACCTGACGGGGCTGCTCGAGGAGCGCCCGCTGCCGGGTGCGACCGCCGGCATCGGGCACACCCGCTGGGCGACCCACGGCGGCCCGACGGACGTCAACGCGCACCCGCACGTCGCGGGCGGCCTCGCGCTGATCCACAACGGCATCGTCGAGAACTTCGCCGTGCTCAAGGAGGAGCTGCTGGCCGACGGCGCCGAGCTGCTCTCCGAGACGGACACCGAGGTCGTCGCGCACCTGCTGTCCCGTGCCTACGCCGAGGTCAAGGACCTGGGCGAGGCCATGCGTCAGGTGGTCCGCCGGCTGCACGGCACCTTCACGCTGCTCGCGGTCCACGAGGACCACCCGGACACGGTGGTCGGCGCGCGGCACGACTCGCCGCTGGTCGTCGGGCTCGGCGACGGCGCGAACTACCTCGGGTCCGACGTCGCCGCGTTCATCGCGGAGACCCGGCGCGCGCTCGAGCTCGCGCAGGACCAGGTCGTCGTCATCACGCCGCGCTCGGTCACCGTCACGGACTTCGACGGCAACCCCGCCGAGGGCCGCGAGTACACGATCGACTGGGACGCCGCCGCGGCGGAGAAGGGCGGCTTCCGCTCCTTCATGGAGAAGGAGATCGCCGACCAGCCGCAGGCGGTGCAGGACACCCTGCTCGGCCGCACGGACGTCCAGGGCCGCCTGGTGCTCGACGACCTCAAGATCTCCGAGTCGGTGCTGCGCTCCGTCGACAAGATCATCGTGATCGCCTGCGGCACCGCGGCGTACTCCGGGCACGTCGCCAAGTACGCCGTCGAGCACTGGTGCCGGATCCCCGTCGAGGTCGAGCTGGCGCACGAGTTCCGCTACCGCGACCCGATCCTGACCGAGCGCACGCTGGTCGTCGCGATCTCGCAGTCCGGCGAGACCATGGACACGCTCATGGCCGTCCGGCACGCCCGGGAGCAGGGCGCCAAGGTGCTGGCGATCTGCAACACGCACGGGTCGACGATCCCGCGCGAGTCCGACGCCGTGCTCTACACGCACGCCGGACCCGAGGTCGCCGTGGCGTCGACCAAGGCGTTCCTCGCCCAGATCACCGCCGCGTACCTGCTGGGCCTGTACCTCGCGCAGCTGCGGGGCAACAAGTTCGCGGACGAGATCGGCGAGATCCTCGAGGACCTGCGGGCGATGCCGGACAAGATCCAGGACGTCCTGGACCGCTCGGGCCGCGTGCGGGAGATCGCGCGGTGGATGGCGGACACCTCCTCGGTGCTGTTCCTCGGCCGGCACGTCGGGTTCCCGGTGGCCCTGGAGGGCGCGCTCAAGCTCAAGGAGATCGCGTACATCCACGCGGAGGGCTTCGCGGCCGGCGAGCTCAAGCACGGCCCGATCGCGCTGATCGAGCCCGGGCAGCCGGTGTTCGTCATCGTGCCGAGCCCGCGCGGCCGCGACTCGCTGCACTCGAAGGTCGTCTCCAACATCCAGGAGATCCGGGCGCGCGGCGCCCGCACCCTGGTCATCGCGGAGGACGGCGACGAGGCGGTGCGCGCGTACGCCGACGAGGTGTTCTACGTGCCGCAGAGCCCGACGCTGCTCGCGCCGCTGCTGTCCGTCGTGCCGCTGCAGATCTTCGCGTGCGAGCTCGCCACGGCCCGGGGCCTGGACGTCGACCAGCCGCGGAACCTGGCGAAGTCGGTCACGGTCGAGTGA
- the coaA gene encoding type I pantothenate kinase encodes MRATDVPGQTSPYVELDRDSWVRLSESTPLPLTDEDVTRLRGLGDPIDLAEVDAIYRPLSRLLDLYVTATRRLHAASSTFLREDTPRTPFVIGVAGSVAVGKSTTARLLRELMARWPATPNVALMTTDGFLHPNAELERRGLMDRKGFPESYDRRALLQFVSKVKAGHDEVRAPVYDHVTYDIVPGAEVVVRRPDVLIVEGLNVLQPAPSAAGTSSTSNLAVSDFFDFSIYVDARTSDVRQWYVERFLSLRSTAFARPESYFHRYAGLSDAEAVARAESIWDAINAPNLVRNILPTRSRATLVLTKGGDHSVRRVRLRKL; translated from the coding sequence GTGCGCGCCACCGACGTCCCCGGGCAGACCTCCCCGTACGTGGAGCTCGACCGGGACTCCTGGGTCCGCCTCTCGGAGTCCACGCCGCTTCCCCTCACCGACGAGGACGTCACCCGGCTGCGCGGGCTCGGCGACCCGATCGACCTGGCCGAGGTGGACGCGATCTACCGGCCGCTGTCCCGGCTGCTCGACCTGTACGTCACGGCGACCCGCCGGCTGCACGCGGCGTCGTCGACGTTCCTGCGCGAGGACACCCCCCGCACCCCGTTCGTCATCGGCGTCGCCGGGTCGGTCGCGGTCGGCAAGTCGACGACGGCCCGGCTGCTGCGCGAGCTCATGGCCCGGTGGCCCGCGACCCCGAACGTCGCCCTCATGACGACCGACGGGTTCCTGCACCCGAACGCCGAGCTCGAGCGCCGCGGCCTCATGGACCGCAAGGGCTTCCCCGAGTCGTACGACCGGCGCGCGCTGCTCCAGTTCGTGTCGAAGGTCAAGGCCGGCCACGACGAGGTCCGGGCGCCGGTGTACGACCACGTCACCTACGACATCGTCCCCGGCGCCGAGGTGGTCGTGCGCCGGCCGGACGTGCTGATCGTCGAGGGCCTCAACGTCCTGCAGCCGGCCCCGTCCGCCGCGGGCACGTCGAGCACCTCCAACCTCGCGGTGAGCGACTTCTTCGACTTCTCGATCTACGTCGACGCGCGGACCTCCGACGTCCGGCAGTGGTACGTCGAGCGGTTCCTGTCGCTGCGGTCGACGGCGTTCGCCCGGCCGGAGTCGTACTTCCACCGGTACGCGGGCCTGAGCGACGCCGAGGCCGTCGCGCGCGCCGAGAGCATCTGGGACGCGATCAACGCGCCGAACCTGGTGCGCAACATCCTGCCGACCCGCAGCCGCGCGACACTCGTGCTGACCAAGGGCGGCGACCACTCGGTCCGCCGCGTGCGGCTCCGCAAGCTCTGA
- a CDS encoding DedA family protein has protein sequence MNVLQDWISAIEGWVPMLADSVWVFPALFLFATIDGFFPPIPSESVVIALASLSVAHGAPNIVLVALAAALGAFVGDQIAYTIGSKVDVHRLRLFRTARGRKALAWAEHALEHRGSSFILAARYIPVGRVAVNMTAGALGYPRKRFVGLTALAAVTWAVYGSAVGAGAGLWLEDHPTIAVVAGVVVGTLVGVGIDWVLRRWTGLDRTPAPMAGAQESGAGGEDTAGQAVGGQDPAGRRDAAGREDSVDRDLPGQVAGAPVAAATGALCAVPSAAAAQRSAAVPDRRVTSRQRSGPVR, from the coding sequence ATGAACGTGCTGCAGGACTGGATCAGCGCCATCGAGGGCTGGGTGCCGATGCTGGCGGACTCGGTGTGGGTGTTCCCGGCGCTGTTCCTGTTCGCTACGATCGACGGCTTCTTCCCGCCGATCCCGAGCGAGTCGGTCGTGATCGCGCTCGCCTCCCTGTCGGTCGCGCACGGCGCGCCGAACATCGTGCTGGTGGCGCTGGCCGCCGCGCTCGGCGCGTTCGTCGGCGACCAGATCGCCTACACGATCGGCTCGAAGGTCGACGTGCACCGGCTCCGGCTGTTCCGGACCGCGCGCGGTCGCAAGGCGCTCGCGTGGGCCGAGCACGCGCTCGAGCACCGGGGCTCGTCGTTCATCCTGGCGGCGCGGTACATCCCGGTGGGCCGGGTGGCCGTCAACATGACCGCCGGGGCGCTCGGGTACCCGCGCAAGCGGTTCGTCGGGCTCACCGCGCTCGCCGCCGTGACCTGGGCCGTGTACGGCTCGGCCGTCGGCGCGGGGGCGGGCCTGTGGCTCGAGGACCACCCGACGATCGCGGTGGTCGCGGGCGTCGTCGTGGGCACCCTGGTCGGGGTCGGGATCGACTGGGTGCTGCGCCGCTGGACCGGGCTGGACCGGACGCCCGCGCCGATGGCAGGAGCGCAGGAGAGCGGCGCGGGTGGCGAGGACACCGCGGGCCAGGCGGTCGGAGGCCAGGACCCCGCCGGGCGCCGGGACGCCGCCGGGCGCGAGGACTCGGTCGACCGTGACCTCCCCGGGCAGGTCGCCGGCGCTCCCGTCGCCGCAGCGACCGGGGCCCTGTGCGCGGTCCCGTCGGCCGCGGCGGCGCAGCGCAGTGCCGCCGTCCCGGACCGCCGGGTCACGTCCCGGCAACGATCCGGCCCCGTCCGCTAA